A genomic window from Camelina sativa cultivar DH55 chromosome 2, Cs, whole genome shotgun sequence includes:
- the LOC104755091 gene encoding glucose-6-phosphate/phosphate translocator 1, chloroplastic-like, which produces MVLSAKQTFSTKIGLFRRNPSSLHQRSPLSLSFPSTTELPKRTVLSVTKPLHLSSLRAKSPLVRRCEAYEADRSEPTPPIGGGDDASAEAALETKSEAAKRLKIGIYFATWWALNVVFNIYNKKVLNAYPYPWLTSTLSLAAGSLMMLISWAVGIVETPKTDFDFWKTLFPVAVAHTIGHVAATVSMSKVAVSFTHIIKSGEPAFSVLVSRFILGETFPTSVYLSLIPIIGGCALSALTELNFNMIGFMGAMISNLAFVFRNIFSKKGMKGKSVSGMNYYACLSMLSLLILTPFAIAVEGPQMWVDGWQNALAAVGPQFVWWVVAQSVFYHLYNQVSYMSLDQISPLTFSVGNTMXILSIGNLQFAYFAFIYSSKSPLLFLFFA; this is translated from the exons ATGGTTTTATCGGCGAAGCAAACTTTCTCAACTAAGATCGGACTTTTCCGACGAAACCCTTCTTCTCTACACCAAAGATCTCCACTTTCTCTCTCCTTTCCATCGACGACGGAGCTTCCAAAACGCACCGTTTTATCCGTCACGAAGCCgcttcatctctcttctctgaGAGCCAAGTCTCCGTTAGTGAGACGATGTGAAGCTTACGAAGCTGACCGATCAGAGCCAACGCCTCCGAtcggtggtggtgatgatgctTCGGCGGAGGCAGCGCTGGAAACGAAATCGGAAGCGGCTAAGCGTTTGAAGATCGGGATTTACTTTGCGACTTGGTGGGCTTTGAACGTTGTGTTCAATATCTACAACAAGAAGGTCTTAAACGCTTACCCTTACCCATGGCTTACCTCGACGCTTTCTCTTGCCGCTGGTTCGTTGATGATGCTTATCTCTTGGGCTGTTGGGATCGTTGAGACTCCCAAGACTGATTTCGATTTCTGGAAAACTCTTTTTCCG GTTGCTGTGGCGCATACAATTGGTCATGTGGCTGCGACTGTGAGTATGTCAAAGGTTGCGGTTTCATTCACTCACATCATTAAGAGTGGTGAACCTGCGTTTAGTGTGCTTGTCTCTAGGTTCATTTTGGGTGAAACCTTCCCTACTTCAGTGTACCTGTCACTCATTCCAATCATTGGTGGTTGTGCTCTCTCTGCTCTTACTGAGCTTAACTTCAACATGATTG GTTTTATGGGAGCTATGATATCGAACTTGGCTTTCGTCTTCCGTAACATCTTCTCAAAGAAGGGAATGAAGGGAAAGTCTGTGAGCGGAATGAACTACTACGCCTGTCTCTCAATGTTGTCCTTATTGATCCTCACTCCCTTTGCGATTGCGGTTGAAGGACCTCAGATGTGGGTCGATGGTTGGCAAAATGCGCTCGCTGCTGTCGGACCACAGTTTGTCTG GTGGGTGGTCGCGCAGAGTGTGTTCTATCACCTTTACAACCAAGTCTCTTACATGTCTTTAGACCAAATCTCTCCCTTGACATTCAGTGTTGGTAACACGATGNTTATCCTCTCTATTGGGAATTTGCAATTTgcttattttgcttttatttattcatcaaAGTCACcacttctctttttattttttgcttaa
- the LOC104731089 gene encoding tryptophan synthase beta chain 1, chloroplastic produces MAASATFRASVSLSPPSSSSSSSSSQLTHLRSSPFKALKFTPLPSSRSSKSSSFSVSCTIAKDPPVLMAPGSDPALWQRPDSFGRFGKFGGKYVPETLMHALSQLESAFYALATDDDFQRELAGILKDYVGRESPLYFAERLTEHYRRGNGEGPLIYLKREDLNHTGAHKINNAVAQALLAKRLGKKRIIAETGAGQHGVATATVCARFGLECIIYMGAQDMERQALNVFRMRLLGAEVRGVHSGTATLKDATSEAIRDWVTNVETTHYILGSVAGPHPYPMMVRDFHAVIGKETRKQALEKWGGKPDVLVACVGGGSNAMGLFHEFVNDKEVRMIGVEAAGFGLDSGKHAATLTKGDVGVLHGAMSYLLQDDDGQIIEPHSISAGLDYPGVGPEHSFFKDMGRAEYYSITDEEALEAFKRVSRLEGIIPALETSHALAYLEKLCPTLADGTRVVLNFSGRGDKDVQTVAKYLEV; encoded by the exons ATGGCAGCCTCTGCTACTTTCAGAGCCTCCGTTTCTTTATCTcctccttcgtcttcttcttcctcctcctcttctcagCTCACCCATTTGAGATCATCACCCTTCAAAGCTCTCAAATTTACGCCTCTGCCATCGTCTCGCAGCTCCAAGTCATCATCTTTCTCCGTCTCCTGCACTATCGCCAAGGACCCGCCTGTTCTTATGGCCCCCGGATCTGACCCGGCTCTTTGGCAACGACCCGATTCGTTCGGTCGGTTTGGCAAGTTCGGTGGCAAGTATGTCCCTGAAACCCTTATGCACGCTCTCTCTCAGCTCGAATCAGCTTTCTATGCTCTCGCCACCGACGATGATTTCCAG AGAGAGTTGGCAGGGATCTTGAAGGACTATGTTGGTAGAGAAAGCCCTCTGTATTTTGCAGAGAGGCTCACTGAGCATTACCGGCGTGGAAATGGCGAAGGGCCGCTTATATACTTGAAGAGAGAAGACCTGAACCATACTGGTGCTCATAAGATTAACAATGCTGTGGCTCAGGCTCTTCTCGCTAAGCGTTTGGGGAAGAAGAGGATTATTGCTGAGACAGGAGCTGGTCAACATGGTGTGGCTACAGCTACTGTGTGTGCTCGTTTTGGTCTGGAGTGTATTATCTATATGGGTGCTCAAGATATGGAGAGACAAGCACTTAATGTGTTCAGAATGCGACTTCTTGGTGCTGAG GTGAGAGGAGTTCACTCTGGAACAGCGACATTGAAGGATGCGACATCCGAAGCCATAAGAGACTGGGTGACCAATGTGGAGACTACTCATTACATATTGGGATCTGTGGCGGGTCCTCATCCTTACCCGATGATGGTCAGAGACTTCCATGCTGTGATTGGTAAAGAAACTAGGAAACAAGCGTTGGAGAAATGGGGCGGGAAGCCAGATGTCTTGGTGGCTTGTGTCGGTGGTGGTTCAAACGCTATGGGACTCTTCCATGAATTTGTAAACGACAAAGAGGTCCGGATGATCGGTGTGGAAGCAGCGGGATTCGGATTGGACAGTGGCAAACATGCTGCTACATTGACGAAGGGAGATGTTGGTGTCCTCCATGGAGCTATGAGTTACTTGCTGCAAGATGATGATGGACAAATCATTGAACCACACTCCATCAGTGCAGG ATTGGACTACCCTGGAGTCGGACCCGAGCACAGTTTTTTCAAAGACATGGGACGGGCTGAATACTATAGCATAACCGACGAAGAAGCGTTGGAAG CATTCAAAAGAGTGTCCCGGTTAGAGGGAATAATTCCAGCACTAGAGACCTCACACGCATTAGCTTACCTCGAGAAGCTATGCCCCACGTTAGCAGACGGAACGAGAGTGGTCTTGAACTTCAGTGGAAGAGGAGATAAAGATGTTCAGACAGTGGCTAAATATCTTGAAGTTTGA
- the LOC104755100 gene encoding putative F-box/LRR-repeat protein At1g56400, with the protein MTSKRMASSIELDALSNLPDVLLIMIISCLSFKECLRTSLLSKRWRYQGYCMETFEIRLSLPCEYAAEMESLIEFAVSRKVKNLVLDFTDYFWSNVADARYNEVDVHLPASVYNSRTLESLKIYSCGFDPSKFTNSGSLRKLSIGWIELTGAESLILTSPTLKSLSFSYCWGVVINNIAGDIKEFEFENCEFSRYMACSFDLPNVEIFKYSGQVLAFDVKKMNKFKEVYLDFEAEDDYEEPNERTKLEGTMLSGFLNSLRGARTLSVCPFLLQAIQECDDPSSLLRPMETQHLVLRTRMHVMEFKGITLLLDNCPNLETLTLDILVRSFYSYAKSYCGVGPRSYWKKSLTYENLPKKLKVVVVRNFSGCFRELNVLKILIQLGRGRCPGRAHGPVLERVELYVRGAMPECQRMEAHDVAKMLQRISGDVQVLVHDPRRVAEL; encoded by the exons ATGACTTCAAAGAGAATGGCTTCAAGTATCGAACTAGACGCATTATCCAATCTACCGGATGTACTTCTGATTATGATCATCTCTTGTTTGTCGTTTAAGGAATGTTTAAGGACCAGTTTACTCTCTAAGAGGTGG CGATATCAGGGTTACTGCATGGAAACCTTCGAGATTAGGTTATCTCTTCCATGCGAATATGCGGCAGAGATGGAGTCCCTGATCGAATTCGCAGTCTCAAGAAAAGTCAAGAACCTAGTTCTTGATTTCACAGACTATTTTTGGTCAAACGTTGCCGATGCGAGGTATAACGAGGTTGATGTGCATTTACCAGCAAGCGTTTACAATTCAAGAACCCTCGAATCACTGAAGATATATTCGTGCGGGTTTGACCCCTCGAAGTTCACAAACTCTGGATCGCTTAGAAAGCTCTCTATAGGTTGGATCGAACTCACAGGGGCCGAGTCTTTGATATTAACCTCTCCTACGCTCAAGAGTCTAAGTTTTAGTTATTGTTGGGGTGTTGTTATCAACAACATAGCCGGAGATATCAAGGAATTTGAATTTGAGAACTGTGAATTCTCTCGTTACATGGCTTGTTCCTTTGATCTGCCTAATGTGGAGATATTCAAGTACTCAGGCCAAGTGCTTGCTTTTGATGTCAAGAAAATGAATAAGTTCAAAGAAGTTTATTTAGATTTTGAGGCAGAGGACGACTACGAAGAACCCAATGAAAGAACCAAATTAGAGGGAACTATGCTTTCGGGCTTCCTTAACAGTCTTCGAGGTGCGAGGACCTTAAGTGTATGCCCTTTTCTCCTTCAG gcTATCCAAGAATGTGATGATCCGTCTTCTTTACTTCGTCCTATGGAAACACAACATTTGGTGCTGAGAACGAGGATGCATGTCATGGAGTTTAAAGGAATTACGCTCCTCCTCGATAATTGCCCTAACCTGGAAACGTTAACTTTGGATATCCTAGTTCGAAGCTTTTACTCG TACGCTAAATCATATTGTGGCGTCGGTCCACGTTCATATTGGAAAAAAAGTCTTACCTATGAGAATCTTCCTAAGAAACTTAAGGTCGTGGTCGTGAGGAACTTCAGTGGTTGCTTTAGAGAGCTAaatgttttgaagattttgattcaGTTGGGACGTGGGCGTTGTCCCGGTCGTGCGCATGGGCCTGTACTAGAAAGAGTGGAGCTTTACGTGCGTGGTGCAATGCCGGAATGCCAGAGGATGGAGGCACATGATGTAGCCAAGATGTTACAGCGTATTTCAGGGGATGTGCAGGTTCTTGTACATGATCCTCGAAGAGTTGCAGAGCTATGA